Part of the Bacillus cabrialesii genome is shown below.
CGGCGCTCAATATGTCGTGATTACAGGCGGGGGCAAACTCAAACACGAAAAAGCCGTTGATGTTCTCTATGACGGAGAAACAGCGGAAGTTCTTGAAAGCGAAATGATCGATACGCCTTATACACATGGCGCAGGCTGTACGTTCTCAGCAGCCGTGACAGCAGAGCTCGCCAAAGGTGCGGATGTCAAAGAAGCCATTTACGCAGCGAAAGAATTCATTACCGCTGCCATTAAAGAATCCTTCCCGCTCAACCAGTATGTCGGACCTACGAAGCATTCCGCGCTTCGCCTAAATAAACAATCATAAACAAAAAAGGCTGCCTTATAGAGAGGCAGCTTTTTTTATGAACGAAGAATTTTCACAGAAAAACTGCCGATTCCATCGGCAGCCTGTTTATTTGACTTTTAAATTGTTCGCAGATTTCCTCAAAAATGCTTCTATCGACTGAACAAAGAGTGCGTATTCCTTCATTTGCTCATATGCCCGCGAAAGAATCTCCGCCGTTTCACTGTGCGGCGTTGTTCCGCCAAGCATTTTTTTCAGCTGCAGCAGCACATCCTTATATTCTTCCCGCTTATCTTCAACTTGGTCCGCAGCCTTTTCCAAACATTCCGGTGTTATCTTCTGTTCATGTATATTCAAGAAAACAACTCCTTTTACAGTAAAAAATAGTAGGTTATCGTTGAAGAATAGCACAGATGGCTCAGATTTCACATAAGAAAATAGAAGGATTTTCTACATCAGTGTCCAAATTCCGACGTTCATAGCAGATTTTCCTGTCGAGCTGGCTTTCACTTCATGATTTCCCGGGAAAGGAAAATATCTCGCACTGAAGACCTCTTCTCCGTCATTGATAAAGATTTCCACAGATGACGCGTCGATAAACATGTGCACGGTATGCAAATCCTTGATCTGGCAATGTCTCGCTTCTGTTCTTTTTCCGTCGAAGCTCGTCCGCTCCAGCGTGACGACCCCCTCGTCCTTATGGAAGGAAAATGCGGCCGTACCGCGGATTTTGATTGAAAATCCAGACTCCGTATCAATGTCTTTGATCAGGATCTCAGCTCTTTCAGGGTTTTCAACCGGAATCGTACCAGATGATCCATGCATGTTGATTTGTATGTTTTTCTCATTCCTGCGCATGGCTTTCAACTCAGGCAGCGGCTGCTGAATCAGTTTTTGTCCTGATAGTGTCAGCTGTCTTGGCAGCGTCATACAGTGAATCCAGTGATAGTCAATCGTCGGATGGAACCCTTCATCCTGATCAGGCACGGCCATCCATGCAAACAAAATCCGCCTTCCCTGATCGTCTTCAAGTGTTTGCGGCGCGTAAAAATCAAAGCCTTGATCAAGCTCCGTAAAATCACCATGCTTCAGTTCAAGCTTGTTATAATCGAGACGCCCGACAAAATAACCTGATTGATACACATTCTGATAACGAAAACCGTCAGCCTCAAGCCCTTGAGGCGAGACAATCAGCACATCTGTTCCTTGAAGAGAAAACAAATCAGGGCATTCCCACATGTATCCGAAATCGTCCAACCCGTTGAAGCCCGCGCCGGTTATCGGGCCGAGAAATCTCCACTCTGTCAGGTTATCAGAAGCAAACAACACCGCGTGTCCTTGCATATTCTCCGTTTGCGCACCGATCACCATATACCATGTGCCTTCATGCTCCCATACCTTCGGATCACGAAAATGCGGCGTGTATCCTTCCGGGAGGCGTGCGACAACACCCTTTTTCTCAAAGGACAGCCCGTCGTCAGAAACAGCAAGGCATTGATACGTTTCCCGATTCCCATCCTGATCCCTGACATTTCCTGTGTAAAACAGATAGAGCCGATCGTCTTTCGTGACAGCGCTGCCCGAGTAGCAGCCGTTTTTATCGAACCAGTCACTCGGAGCGAGCGCAATGTCTTCCCGCTTCCAAGTCACAACGTCCTGTGTCGTATAATGCCCCCAAAATTTCGCGCCGTGCCCCGTCTGAAACGGCTGCCACTGAAAAAACAAATGATATTTTCCCTTCCAATAAATCACGCCATTCGGGTCATTCAATAGCCCAATCGGCGGCATAATGTGAAAATTCTGGCGGTGCGGATCGCTGTTGGCGATAGGCTCTTTTTTCTCCACTTCTTCATAAGCCCGGCGACGAAGCTCCTGATCATGTGCTGTCATTTTTTTCTCCCCTCATCCTCATTAATCTTCATGATAAACGCTGCAATGAATGCTGACACTCCCGCAATGGCCATCCCAATCAGATAGTTGATCAAGTTGCCCATGCCAAACGGCGCAGCAATGGCGATCATCGGAATACCCGTTAACCCGTAAGCGTTTGCAGCAACATGTGTAAAGACGACATATGCACCACCCAGCGCGCCTCCGATCATCGCGGCGATAAATGGCTTACGATAGCGAAGATTGACTCCGAATATGACGGGCTCAGTAATGCCGAGAAAAGCGGAAAATGCAGCCGGAAGCGCGATTTCTTTTGTCTTTGCTTTTTTAGCCATAAAGAAGACGGCAAGGCCGGCCCCGCCCTGTGCGACATTCGCCATTGACCAGATCGGCAGCAAGTAGTTTTTGCCTATATCTGCAATAAGACCTGCCTCAATCGCATGGAAGCTGTGATGAACGCCTGTCAGTACGATGAGTGAATACGTGCCCCCGAAAATCAGCCCCGCAACAAAACCGGCATGGTCATAGACATAAGTTAAAGCAACCGTAATGCCGGAGCCAAGCGCTCTGCCCAGAGGACCAATCGCGATAAAAGCGACAAACCCGGTGACAATCACTGTGACAAAAGGTGTCACAAGCAAATCTACCGCATGCGGAACCACTTTTCTTGTCCATTTCTCTACCTTGCTCATGACATAAACCGCCAGCAATACAGGGATGACAGTTCCCTGGTAGCCGAGAAGCGCGATATCAAATCCGAAAAGATGCATATAATCAGGTGTCGCTTCCGCCAAACCCCATGGATTCAAAAGTGTCGGATGAATCATGATTCCCCCGATGACCGCTCCCAAGTACGGGTTACTGCCAAATTCTTTTGAAGCGCTTACTCCGATTAGAATCGGCAAGAAAATAAATGCTGCACTTGAAAACATATCAAGCAGCTGGAGCAGCGCAGAATCCTTGCTCATCCAATGAAACGCATTGACCATACCCAGCAATCCCATTAATAGGCCGCTGGCCACAATAGCGGGGATGATTGGAACAAAAATATTAGAAAGCGTTTTCGCAAATCTCGCAGCGGGATTCAGTTTTTCTTTTGCCGCATCCTGATGATTTACGTGTTCTTGACTCTCAATGTCGGCTTCCTTTGAAAAAGCGTCGTACACCTTATTCACAAGGCCTGTTCCGAAAATGATTTGGTACTGGCCAGAGCTGCTGAAAGCGCCTTTGACGCCATCAAGCTCTTCTACTTGTTCTTGATCTATCTTTGATTCATCTTTCATCACTAAACGCAGTCTTGTTGCACAATGAGCCGCGCTGATTATGTTTTCTTTCCCCCCGAGAAGCTCAATAAGGCGTTTTGCAGTCTCTTTGTAATCCATCTGTTTTTCCCCCTTTTATTTAAACAAAAAAGACCTAAAATTCGCCAACGAATAAAGGACACAGCGATCCTTTTTCATTTACGCAAATTTTAGGTCTTGCCTGCTTTACCAGTCACAATCCCGCTTATTCAGATTAAGAATACGCTTTCATCATAATTCATGATAGCGTTTTCGTCAACTGTTTTTTTAGTTAAAAAGTTTGATAAAACATTTAGACAAAAATTCGTAAAAATATTTGTGAAACATTTCACAATATCATGCTATACTATGCTCAACCTTCTAAGAAAGCAGGAAAAGACAATGGAAACTCAAGCATTGCAAAAGGTTGAACAATACGCTCTAAAAAAACAAAACATATTCGCTTCAAGCAAAATCCGTTATGTGCTCCGATCCATTTTAGCCAGCATGTTTATCGGATTCGGCATTACAGCCGCCAGCAAAACAGGCAGCTATTTCTCCATGGCTGATTCTCCATTTGCCTTTCCGGCAGCGGCTGCCACATTCGGGGCCGCTATTGTGCTGATTGCTTACGGCGGCGGGGATTTATTTACCGGCAACACCTTTTATTTCACCTATACCGCGCTCCGAAAAAAAATCCGCTGGCGCGACACCCTTTACCTGTGGTTGTCAAGCTATGCCGGCAATTTGATCGGCGCCATTCTGTTTGCCATCCTGATCGGCGCGACAGGGCTTTTTGAGGAGGCTTCTGTTCATTCCTTTTTGATTCATCTGGCAGAGCACAAAATGGAGCCTTCCGCTTCCGAACTGTTTTTCAGAGGAATGCTGTGCAATTGGCTTGTGTGCCTCGCCTTTTTCATTCCGATGTCTCTCAAAGGGGAAGGAGCCAAGCTGTTTGCCATGATGCTTTTCGTTTTCTGCTTCTTTATTTCCGGCTTTGAGCACAGCATTGCCAACATGTGCACATTCGCCATCTCACTTTTAATCGAGCACCCTGATACGGTGACACTGATGGGAGCAGTCAGAAACTTAATTCCTGTGACGCTCGGCAATCTGACCGCCGGAATCGTAATGATGGGCTGGATGTACTATACGCTCAATCCCGATAAATAAAAAAACTTCCAGAGATCACTCCCTGCAAGTCAAAGCGGTTATTCCGAGAGATCTTGAAGACGCTGGACATGCAGCGTGATATAGCCGGCCTCGGACTCCGGCAAATGTAATTGATATTCATTTTTCAAAAACTCCGCCAGCGCCAGCGCACATTGATAGGCAAATGAATACTTTTTTTGGATGAAATAAAGCATCTCCTCGTCCATACGATGGAGCGCTTCATTTGATTCCAACCGGCTGACCGCGTATCGCAAATGCGTGACAAGGCGTTGATAGGAAATGCTGTTTTCATCCACCTTTCGATTAAAGTATTGTTCTATTTTCTCTATCATTTCTTTGATCATGGTCGTATGCTTCAGCGCTGAATACATGCTCTCCGCATCCATCTTCGCCGTATGGATATGAAGGGCAATATAACCCGCTTCATCTTCAGGCAGGGACACGCCCAATGTCTCTTTTACGTGTCCGATCGCCCACAGGCCGATCTCATATTCTTTTTTATAGAGCGCCTTTATTTCATGCAGCAATTTATTCTGCACAGACAGCCCATTTTGAATCCTTTCGATCGCAAAGGACAAATGGTCAGAAAGCGCGATATGAATGTGGTCGCTCAGCGGCGCCGCGAGCTCCCCTTCCGCATAGCTAATGATATCCTCAGCTATTTCAATATGCTCCTCCGGCAGCGTTTGCAGGATTTGTTTGAACTTTTCATTCTCGTCGCGCACGACAAAGATCTTTTCCACTTTATTCATAGGGATGAGATCATTTTTCTTTTTTTGAAAAGCGATTCCCGGTCCCATTACGATTTTTTCCTGATCATCCTCTTTTATTAAAGCCGCATTGTTGTTTAATACTTTATAGATTTTCAAGAGGCTATCTCTCCCGCCAATTTGCTTTTGACTGGGATTTTACCTCCTTTTGACCGCCATGTAAAGATGCGGGCCAGCTCTCTCCTGCTTAGGCGATTCCTTGAAGGCTTGCAGACATCTTCTTTTATAAAGCGCGGCGGCTTTCGCTTTCTGCTTTTCTTCCTCATTCACAGCCATCCGCCATTCATAAAACGAAACAAGTCCCGCGGCCTGCACCGCCGCTTTTCTTTGATATGTACGCTGAGCCGAATAGACCCCGGCAGCCGCAGTTTTTCTGTCCGGCGTCACCCAGTTCATCAAAAAGACCATCCACACCCGTAAAGATACAAGCAAACGTTTCATATAAAAACATCCCTCCGCTTCTTTTTGGCAGGCAGCCTTTTTAGCAGCCCGTTTTCTCAGCCGAGCCCGCGTGAAAAGACGGCCGATTTCTTTTCTCGCAAACTAGCGGCTCTAGCAAAACTCATAACTCTATGATAGACCGCGGAAAGAGAATTCTTTGTCACAATCTGAGTGAAAAAACCAACTAGTTTTTAGAAGTTTTGTTGAAAGCTGAAAGAAATGAAATGAAAATTGGTGAACCGCTTTGAAAATTTATACACAAGTTATCCCAAAGATAAGAACAACTTAATCACAAGGGATATCCACATGTCCACAACAACTGTCTATATTTTGTATAGGAACATACATTCCCAACTATATATATACACAGGTTTATTCACTTATACACAGGGTTCTGTGTATAACTCCTTCCTTATACACAAACGAAATCCAATAATTGGTCCAAATGACACAAGGATTTTTTTGAATTTTCAAGAAATATATACTAGGTCTTTAACATTTTTTCTAAAACACAAAGGGGGAAACACATTGAAACATGGAATCATTCGCTTTCTGCTTGTAAGTTTTGTTTTATTTTTTACGTTATCCACAGGAATGACAGGCGTACAGGCAGCTCCGATTTCTTCAAAATCGTCGGCTGACCTGGAAAAAGCCGAGGTATTCGGTGATATCGACATGACAACAAGCAAAAAAACAACCGTTATTGTGGAATTAAAAGAAAAATCCTTGGCAGAGGCGAAGGAAGCGGGAGAAAGCCAAACGAAAAGCAAGCTGAAAACCGCTCGAACAAAAGCCAAAAACAGTGCTGTCAAAGCGGTGAAAAACGGAAAAGTAAACCGGGAATATGAGCAGGTGTTTTCAGGCTTTTCTATGAAGCTCCCAGCTAATGAGATTCCAAAACTTCTTGCAGTAAAAGATGTAAAGGCTGTTTATCCGAACGTCACCTATAAAACGGACAATATAAAGGATCAAGATGTCACCATTTCTGAAGACGCCGTATCTCCGCAAATGGACGATAGCGCGCCGTATATCGGAGCAAACGACGCATGGGATTTAGGCTACACAGGAAAAGGCGTCAAGGTGGCGATTATTGATACCGGCGTTGAATACAATCACCCGGATTTAAAGAAAAGCTTCGGACAATATAAAGGATACGATTTTGTAGACAATGATTACGACCCGAAAGAAACACCAACCGGCGATCCAAGAGGTGAAGCAACTGACCACGGCACACACGTAGCCGGAACGGTAGCCGCAAACGGAACAATTAAAGGCGTAGCGCCTGATGCCACACTTCTTGCTTACCGCGTGCTGGGCCCTGGCGGAAGCGGCACAACGGAAAACGTCATTGCGGGCGTGGAACGCGCTGTACAGGACGGAGCAGATGTGATGAACCTGTCTCTCGGAAACTCTTTAAACAATCCCGACTGGGCGACGAGCACAGCGCTTGACTGGGCCATGTCAGAAGGTGTTGTCGCGGTTACGTCAAACGGTAACAGCGGCCCGAACGGCTGGACAGTCGGATCGCCTGGCACATCAAGAGAAGCGATTTCTGTCGGTGCGACTCAGCTGCCGCTCAACGAATACGCCGTCACTTTCGGCTCTTACTCTTCAGCAAAAGTAATGGGGTATAACAAAGAGGACGATGTCAAAACGCTCAATAACAAAGAAGTTGAGCTTGTTGAAGCCGGACTTGGCGAAGCAAAGGACTTTGAAGGAAAAAATCTGACAGGCAAAGTCGCCGTTGTCAAACGGGGCAGCATTGCGTTTGTGGATAAAGCCGACAACGCTAAAAAAGCCGGCGCCATCGGCATGGTTGTGTATAACAACCTCTCTGGAGAAATTGAAGCCAATGTGCCAGGCATGTCTGTGCCAACGATTAAGCTTTCATTAGAAGACGGCGAAAAACTCATCAGCGCCATGAAAGCCGGTGAAACAAAAACAACATTCGGTTTAACAGTCTCAAAAGCGCTCGGTGAGCAAGTGGCTGATTTCTCATCCCGCGGCCCTGTTATGGATACGTGGATGATTAAGCCTGATATTTCCGCTCCAGGCGTCAATATCGTCAGCACGATTCCGACACACGATCCTCAAAACCCATATGGCTACGGATCAAAACAAGGAACGAGCATGGCATCGCCTCATATTGCCGGAGCGGTTGCCGTTATCAAACAAGCCAAACCAAAGTGGAGTGTTGAACAGATCAAAGCCGCCATCATGAATACCGCTGTCACCTTAAAAGATGGCGACGGAGAAGTGTACCCGCATAACGCCCAAGGCGCAGGCAGCGCGAGAATCATGAACGCGATCAAAGCAGACTCCCTCGTCTCGCCTGGAAGCTATTCATACGGCACATTCTTGAAGGAAAACGGAAACGAAACGAAAAAAGAAACGTTTACGATTGAAAACCAATCTTCCATTAGAAAGTCATACACACTTGAATACTCATTTAACGGGAGCGACATCTCCACATCCGGCACAAGCCGTGTTGTGATACCGGCACATAAAACCGGAAAAGCCACTGCAAAAGTAAAGGTCAATACAAAGAAAACAAAAGCTGGCACCTATGAAGGGACGGTTATCGTCAGAGAAGGCGGAAAAACCGTCGCCAAGATACCTACATTGCTGATCGTCAAAGAGCCGGATTATCCGAGAGTAACATCCGTCTCCGTCAGCGAAGGATCTGCACAAGGCACCTATCAAATTGAAACCTACCTTCCTGCGGGAGCGGAAGAGCTGGCATTCCTCGTCTATGACAGCAACCTTGATTTTGCAGGCCAAGCCGGCATTTATAAAAATCAAGATAAGGGCTATCAGTACTTTGACTGGGACGGCACGATCAATGGCGGAACCAAGCTTCCGGCCGGAGACTATTACTTGCTTGCCTATGCCGCGAATAAAGGCAAATCAAGCCAGGTTCTGACTGAAGAACCGTTTACCGTTGAATAAGAAAAAGCCCTGCCGAATCGGCAGGGCTTTTTAAGATCAGTCAGCAAATGCCTCCTGCAGCAAACGATAAGATTTGAGCTTATCTTCAAAATGATGCGTAATGGTCACCGCCATGATTTCCTCTGTTCCATACGCCTTACTCAAAGCTAACAGTTGCTCCTTAACCTGTTCTTTCGTGCCGACAATCATTCGATTTCGATTATCAGCAATTCGTCTTTGTTCATACGGGGAGTACGTATTTTCTCGAACAGCTTCAAACGAAGGAACTCCTTCTAAAGGAATGCCCTGTTCCCCTGCCAATAGCGTAAAATCAAGCACGGCCGCAAGCTCCTCTGCCTTCTCCTCCGTGTCAGCACAAAGAACAAAAACAGCGACTGCCGCTCGGGGCGTTTCTCCTAACACAGACGGCTTAAATCGTCTCTTATACTGTCTGACTGTATCCTCTCCGCCCTCTCCATTGATAAAGTGGGCAAACATATAGCCAGCGCCTGACTCAGCGGCGAGCAGCGCGCTTTCTCCAGATGAGCCAAGCAGCCACACATCCGGCGCGGTGGAAATATGCGGCGCAGCCGTCAGATTCGGAAAACGGTGTTTGTCATCCGCCAAATCATGCAAATACATGGTCAGCTCCTTGATTTGCTGCGGATACTGATCGGCATTGCGCTTCCCGCCGTCATTCAGCGCCCATGACGCAATCGGCATTCCCCCCGGTGCTCTGCCAAGCCCAAGATCAATTCTTCCCGGTGTCAGCCCCTCCAGCACACGGAAATTCTCAGCTACTTTATAAGCGCTATAATGCGGCAGCATGACTCCGCCTGATCCAACGCGAATCCGCTTCGTTTTCGCCGCTATATGACTGATCAGCACCTCAGGGCTTGACCCTGCCAGCCGCTTTGAAAAGTGATGCTCAGACACCCAAAATCTCTTATATCCAAGCTCCTCTGCAGCTTGCGCAAGCGCAACGGTTTGCTGTAAGGCTATTTCTGCACTGCTTCCCTCTGATACTGGAGATTGATCTAATATACTTAACGAAATCATCCCTACCACCTCATCCTCATCGTAACACTGATCCCACATTTTTTCTCCAAAGCCGCTCACACTGCTTTCAGTGTCTCCCGATCATTCGCCATTTATTTGTGACAGCATGTCTCTATTTGTCGGAATATGTTACACGTGAAACATAAAAACCTCTCCGAATCGGAGAGGTTTGCATTAGTTTTTATTAAAGCCTTTTTCTTTGACATAGTCATTTAAATACGTACGAGGCTTTTGCTTCATAAAGTTCAGAATTTGGTCAGACCACGTTTCTTCCCGCTTTCCGTTTGTTCTTTCTCTATAATAATCAGAAATGGTTTTGTCATACGCATTCATCGTATCGCGGAAATCGTCTGCATTCACATTATACGTATTCTCATGATAGACAGCCTGTTTTGGCAATCTCGGCTTTTTGCCGGATAGATTTGCAGGATGCCCTACTGCCAGACCGAAAAGCGGAAGCACATGGTCAGGCGTTTGCAGCACCTCTGTCACCTTGTCCAGTTCATTCCGAATTCCGCCGATATAGCAAATGCCAAGTCCCATAGATTCAGCGGCAATGCTCATATTTTGCGCTGCAAGCGCCGCATCAATCAAGCCGACCATAAACATTTCCGTATTTTCAAGCAGCTCAGAAATGTTTTCGCCTTTTTCCTCAGCCAGTTTTTGATGGCGGTGCAAGTCCGCACAAAATACAAAAAAGTGTCCGTTGTTCTCAACGTAAGGCTGATTTCCGGCAAGCACAGACAGCTCACGCTTTTTCTCAGGATCGGAAACACCGATAATTGAATATGCCTGCACATAGCTGGACGTAGACGCAGCTTGCGCACTTTTCACTAATGTATCAATTTCATCAGCTGTCAAAAGCTGATCAGTAAAAGACCGGATCGACCGATGATTTAAAATGGTTTCGATTGTGTTATTCATCACAAGAACCTCCTTATCTCTTTTTATCATATCCGAAAAAAAGTGAACTCAAAAGCGATTTGCTCTGCAACAAAAAAAGACAGCCTCTGTAAAGGCTGTCTGCATATTAAGAATTAAAGAGATAACTTCTGTATTTCGTCAGCTGCACACTCGCATTATACACAATGCCGAAGCCGATCAGCGTGGAAAGCGTCGAGCTTCCCCCGTAGCTGACAAACAGCAGCGGAATGCCGGTAACAGGCATAATGCCTATGTTCATTCCGATATTCTGGAATGTATGGATTACTATTAACGCCGTAAATCCAACGCAAAAGAAAGATGCGAAACGGTTATACGGATGTATCTTATCAATCAATACGACAAGTCTGTAGATTAAGAAGAAGAACATGATGACGACAATGGCACAGCCTAAAAAGCCAAATGACTCACCTATTATAGAAAAGATGAAGTCAGTCGTACTTTCTGGAACATAAACCTTTAAATTAGAAATACCATTTCCTATAATCCCGCCTGAACCTATTGCCATAATCGCTCTTTCAACCTGCCAGCCATTATCACTGGCTTCTTGGGTGTCAACCGCTGAATCTGACATCCAAGATGTTACCCTGTTAATTTGGTACTCCTGAATCCCCACGCTTTGTGCGAGATCAGGAAACTGAACGATGATAAATAAAACTAGGGTTATTAATAAAATCCCTGATCCACCAATAAGCGCAATCAATTTCCAATTTATACCAGACATGAAAATCATTACAAGAACGATAAACATACAAATACCCGCGGTTCCTGCATCTTGCATTAGAATAAGACCAACTGGGATAACTGCGACACCCGCAATCTTTAATAAGAGGTGAATATCATCTCTAAGCGTCCGAACTCCTTTAGGATTGGCTTTTCCGATGACTGAAGCAAGCATCATAATCAAACCGACCTTCATAAATTCTGACGGCTGTATTGTAATTTTTCCAATCCTAAACCAACTTTTTGCTCCTTTAATGACCGGCGCAATGGACTCAGGACTGATTTTCAGGATAATCAAAGATAAAATACCGAGGATAAAAATATATAAACTTAACTTTTCAAGCTGTTCTAAATCAAAATACAGAAGAACTGTAATAGCAACAGCCCCCAAAAAATAAAAGACAATTTGCTGTATCCAATCGGTGTTCCCATACTGACCAAACTGACCGGCAGCATAAATTGAAACTACACTTATAATAAAAAACACACCAAATATAAAAATCAAATCCCCCTGGTAAAAGGGGTTTTGCTGTTTCTTATATCGACTCATTCTATCCCGCCTTACATTTTCATCGGAAAATCACTAATGTTTATTATACATGAACCTCGATCAAGATGACACGTGAAGCTCGTTTCCTTTTATGTTTTTTGCGCATTTGCGGCGCTTTTTCAGCTACACGAAATATGACGTATCATAAACCGAAATGTTTCGATTGACATAAAACTTTTCAAATGAAAAAACCCCATTTAAAAGGGTTCTGTAATATAGAATATGCAAAACCTTTAAAGATCCAGCATAAATACATTCTCCTACCAAAAGTCTCTTTAAAAATAAGACGATAGGTCCAGACCAATTCCACAAAAACCTGTATCAATTTCTGGAAAACATGGTATAATAATTGTAACAGAATGTTCAAAAAACAATCACAAAAAAGACACAACTCAGTTCCTCTATTTCATTTTTGTAAACGTTATCACAAAATGAAAGGAGACGGGTATGATGGACATGTTTTTTGCTTATTTATTGGTTGCCAGCGCAACACCTCTCTTTATATGGCTTGATAACAAAAAAGTCGCACTCTCAGCTATTCCGCCAATCATCTTAATGTGGGTCTTCTTCTTCTTTTACGCAACAGAAAGCCTTTCTCCACTCGGACACACTCTCATGATTATCTTGTTTGCCGTCAACGTCATTGTCGCTCATATCGCCGCGTTTATCATTTACGGTCTTCCGTATCTTCGCAGAAAGCGAAGCAGCTGAGGACAGCAAAAAACCCTCTTCGTTAGAAGAGGGTTTTTGTATTATTCGTTGTGGCCTGAGTGCTCTGAGTGTTTAGCGCCTCCAGGAGGATTTCCGTCCATATGGTCACCATGGTGATAGTGAGCCGCGAAAATCCAGATGGATCCAAGTACGATAACGATCGCACCGAAGAATCCGAACAGCGTGTTTCCGACTTGGATACCGCCGTTTTCGCTCTCTGTCATGTGCATGAACATGAGAAGCTGCAGCGCCGCCTGAATGAAGGCGAAGCCGAAAATGATCCAAAGTTTTGCTGATGAGCTCAGGTCAGTATACACTGCAACCCATAGAGCCAGCAGGGTCAAAACGATAGACAGTGCAAAACCTACAATGTGCTTCCATGGAAAGTGACTGTGTTCAGCAGATTTGTTTGCCATTTTACAGACCCCCCAATCCCATGAGATAGACACCTGTAAAGATGAAAATCCATACAACATCTAAGAAGTGCCAGTACAAGCTTGAGATAA
Proteins encoded:
- a CDS encoding LLM class flavin-dependent oxidoreductase, coding for MISLSILDQSPVSEGSSAEIALQQTVALAQAAEELGYKRFWVSEHHFSKRLAGSSPEVLISHIAAKTKRIRVGSGGVMLPHYSAYKVAENFRVLEGLTPGRIDLGLGRAPGGMPIASWALNDGGKRNADQYPQQIKELTMYLHDLADDKHRFPNLTAAPHISTAPDVWLLGSSGESALLAAESGAGYMFAHFINGEGGEDTVRQYKRRFKPSVLGETPRAAVAVFVLCADTEEKAEELAAVLDFTLLAGEQGIPLEGVPSFEAVRENTYSPYEQRRIADNRNRMIVGTKEQVKEQLLALSKAYGTEEIMAVTITHHFEDKLKSYRLLQEAFAD
- the nfsA gene encoding oxygen-insensitive NADPH nitroreductase; protein product: MNNTIETILNHRSIRSFTDQLLTADEIDTLVKSAQAASTSSYVQAYSIIGVSDPEKKRELSVLAGNQPYVENNGHFFVFCADLHRHQKLAEEKGENISELLENTEMFMVGLIDAALAAQNMSIAAESMGLGICYIGGIRNELDKVTEVLQTPDHVLPLFGLAVGHPANLSGKKPRLPKQAVYHENTYNVNADDFRDTMNAYDKTISDYYRERTNGKREETWSDQILNFMKQKPRTYLNDYVKEKGFNKN
- a CDS encoding FtsW/RodA/SpoVE family cell cycle protein; protein product: MSRYKKQQNPFYQGDLIFIFGVFFIISVVSIYAAGQFGQYGNTDWIQQIVFYFLGAVAITVLLYFDLEQLEKLSLYIFILGILSLIILKISPESIAPVIKGAKSWFRIGKITIQPSEFMKVGLIMMLASVIGKANPKGVRTLRDDIHLLLKIAGVAVIPVGLILMQDAGTAGICMFIVLVMIFMSGINWKLIALIGGSGILLITLVLFIIVQFPDLAQSVGIQEYQINRVTSWMSDSAVDTQEASDNGWQVERAIMAIGSGGIIGNGISNLKVYVPESTTDFIFSIIGESFGFLGCAIVVIMFFFLIYRLVVLIDKIHPYNRFASFFCVGFTALIVIHTFQNIGMNIGIMPVTGIPLLFVSYGGSSTLSTLIGFGIVYNASVQLTKYRSYLFNS
- the ywcE gene encoding spore morphogenesis/germination protein YwcE encodes the protein MMDMFFAYLLVASATPLFIWLDNKKVALSAIPPIILMWVFFFFYATESLSPLGHTLMIILFAVNVIVAHIAAFIIYGLPYLRRKRSS
- the qoxD gene encoding cytochrome aa3 quinol oxidase subunit IV; its protein translation is MANKSAEHSHFPWKHIVGFALSIVLTLLALWVAVYTDLSSSAKLWIIFGFAFIQAALQLLMFMHMTESENGGIQVGNTLFGFFGAIVIVLGSIWIFAAHYHHGDHMDGNPPGGAKHSEHSGHNE